One genomic region from Nitrospira sp. CR1.1 encodes:
- a CDS encoding iron-containing redox enzyme family protein: protein MRRSRGPTGVPGRRRRCTMSFYEQVRSDVLRHGAINNSYLDRFFAGDVTDKEFREFAVEFYNFSRFFPRILAAQLVNTEDEAVADELTKVLYSELGDGTVKNRHELLYRNFLRSLGIDIHGAMTTPMRPSTRAYIEGMESLYGSGNHAMALGASFGLEHMAITMWDRLIPGLMHLQATRYAAMDMTYFVFHRQLESEHERAMEQAVGAIDGASGVSHAPMSDTEKDDFRLGVNAVLDYLEGFWMGLERKPAGAAQTRLQPMHGLGSELRG from the coding sequence ATGCGCAGGAGCAGAGGACCGACAGGCGTCCCGGGACGGCGGCGGAGGTGCACGATGTCGTTTTACGAACAAGTGCGCTCGGACGTGCTTCGACATGGCGCGATCAATAATTCCTACCTCGACCGTTTTTTCGCCGGCGATGTGACCGACAAAGAATTTCGTGAGTTCGCCGTCGAATTTTATAATTTCTCGCGGTTCTTCCCGCGCATCCTCGCCGCCCAATTGGTCAACACCGAAGATGAAGCCGTGGCAGATGAATTGACGAAAGTGCTCTATTCCGAACTCGGCGACGGTACCGTCAAGAACCGGCATGAGTTGTTGTATCGGAACTTTCTCCGATCGCTGGGGATCGACATTCACGGCGCGATGACCACGCCGATGCGGCCCTCCACCAGAGCCTATATCGAAGGGATGGAAAGTCTCTACGGCAGCGGCAACCATGCGATGGCGTTGGGAGCGTCCTTTGGCCTGGAACACATGGCCATCACCATGTGGGATCGTCTGATTCCCGGGCTGATGCACTTGCAGGCCACGCGGTATGCCGCGATGGACATGACGTATTTTGTATTTCATCGCCAACTTGAGTCTGAGCACGAACGGGCGATGGAGCAGGCGGTCGGCGCCATCGATGGCGCGAGTGGTGTCTCCCATGCGCCCATGTCGGACACAGAGAAAGACGATTTTCGTCTCGGCGTGAACGCAGTTCTCGACTATCTCGAAGGGTTTTGGATGGGACTCGAACGGAAGCCGGCCGGTGCCGCACAGACACGGCTCCAACCGATGCACGGGCTGGGGAGTGAGCTGCGCGGGTAA
- a CDS encoding AMP-binding protein gives MPRPWISRYDPGVCATSDYPEWTIPDLLRRSASRFPESPALFFYGTCMSFKELNDLSTRFALALRRLGVQTGDRVALMLPNIPQAVIAYYGVLKAGGVVTPTNPLYVEREIESQLSDAGSETIVALDLFYPRIHAIRERTHLPHRIVITSLKDFLPPLKRWLYPIKARWTKRWIVIEKQPPVHDFCDLIERETGEGAADTEPLPTLEPGALAQIQYTGGTTGTPKGVMLTHRNVVVNTLQGRFWCSNFREGKEVFLGAVPLFHCYGLNTCQNLAVATGSLIILLPRFHADEAVKAIEQHRVTIMSGVPMMFSMMTDVPQVGRYDLHSIRVCLCGASPLPSEVQAAFERLSGVKISEGYGLTEAGPTTHCNPIEGPHPAGSMGLPFPDTDARIVDVETGLKELPTGEAGELIVRGPQVMQGYWKKEADTQAVLRGGWLHTGDIVRRDEQGFFFFLDRKKDVIKPWGETVYPREVEEILFQHPAVREAVVVGIPDRHYGEAVKAFVVPVEGSSVTERELIEHCRMSLARFKVPVGIEFRSGLPRTIIGKVLRRALRDEGAVPVASTEAPRKAM, from the coding sequence ATGCCGCGGCCTTGGATCAGTCGATATGATCCCGGTGTTTGCGCTACCTCCGACTATCCGGAATGGACGATTCCGGACCTGCTGCGGCGCTCCGCTTCCCGGTTTCCCGAATCACCCGCCCTGTTTTTCTACGGCACGTGCATGTCTTTCAAAGAGCTGAACGATCTGAGCACCCGTTTCGCGCTGGCTCTGCGGCGGTTGGGCGTCCAGACCGGCGATCGGGTTGCGCTCATGTTGCCGAATATCCCGCAGGCGGTCATTGCCTACTATGGCGTATTAAAGGCGGGAGGCGTCGTGACGCCCACGAACCCCCTGTACGTCGAGCGTGAAATTGAGAGCCAACTGAGCGATGCCGGCAGCGAGACCATCGTTGCCTTGGATCTCTTCTACCCGCGCATCCACGCCATACGTGAACGCACCCACTTGCCGCACCGGATCGTCATCACAAGCCTGAAGGATTTTCTCCCGCCCCTGAAACGATGGCTCTACCCGATCAAGGCCCGCTGGACGAAACGCTGGATTGTGATCGAGAAGCAGCCGCCGGTGCATGACTTTTGTGACTTGATCGAACGGGAAACGGGAGAAGGAGCGGCTGATACGGAGCCTCTTCCGACCCTGGAACCTGGCGCGCTGGCGCAGATCCAGTATACCGGCGGGACCACCGGCACGCCCAAAGGCGTGATGCTCACGCATCGCAATGTGGTGGTCAATACCCTGCAAGGCCGCTTCTGGTGCTCCAATTTTCGCGAGGGCAAAGAAGTGTTTCTCGGCGCCGTACCCTTGTTCCACTGCTACGGGTTGAACACGTGCCAGAATCTGGCGGTAGCGACCGGTTCGCTCATCATTCTGCTCCCGCGTTTTCATGCCGACGAGGCGGTGAAGGCGATCGAGCAGCATCGCGTGACCATCATGTCCGGCGTGCCGATGATGTTCTCGATGATGACCGACGTTCCGCAGGTCGGCCGGTATGACCTGCATTCGATACGGGTCTGTCTCTGCGGTGCAAGCCCGCTTCCGAGCGAGGTGCAAGCCGCATTTGAACGTCTGAGCGGAGTAAAAATTTCCGAAGGCTACGGCCTGACCGAAGCTGGCCCCACGACTCATTGCAATCCGATTGAAGGACCGCATCCCGCAGGATCGATGGGATTACCGTTTCCGGATACGGACGCGAGGATCGTGGATGTGGAGACCGGACTCAAAGAGCTTCCGACAGGAGAGGCCGGCGAACTGATCGTCCGCGGGCCCCAGGTGATGCAGGGATACTGGAAGAAAGAGGCGGACACGCAAGCCGTCTTGCGAGGCGGCTGGCTTCACACCGGAGACATCGTCAGGCGGGACGAACAGGGATTTTTCTTTTTCCTGGATCGCAAGAAAGACGTGATCAAGCCGTGGGGCGAGACCGTCTACCCCCGGGAGGTTGAAGAAATCCTGTTCCAGCATCCGGCGGTGCGCGAAGCGGTAGTCGTGGGCATCCCCGACCGTCATTACGGTGAAGCGGTGAAGGCGTTTGTCGTGCCGGTCGAGGGATCTTCCGTGACTGAACGGGAGCTGATCGAGCACTGCCGTATGTCTCTTGCGCGGTTCAAGGTGCCGGTGGGCATTGAATTCCGCAGCGGGTTGCCCCGGACCATCATTGGCAAAGTGCTGCGAAGGGCCTTGCGCGATGAGGGGGCTGTTCCTGTCGCGAGCACAGAGGCGCCGCGCAAGGCGATGTGA
- a CDS encoding acetyl-CoA C-acyltransferase, translated as MREVVIAAGARTPIGNFGGALKDLTPHRMGELAVREVIARAELDPRLIDEVIMGSVGHTSDAYNVARVIALMAGLPVRTPAYSVQRNCSSGLQPFVNAYQNIQSEDADVQVVGGVESMSRAPFVSRDMRWGKRLRHAEFIDSIWEGLTDAFCGQLMGLTAENLAEEFGISHEEQDHFAVESHRRAFKAMREGRLKDEVFPVMVPKSVAGREVPPVAVVQDEGPNVGLTEQQLALYPPLFKEGGTVTAGNSCPLNDGAAAAMVMSAARARDLGRRPLGRIRSYAFIGVEPTRMGIGPAEALPLALKRAGLNLADVNLFEVNEAFAAQCLAVERVLGLKRDLVNVNGGAIALGHPVGMTGARLVITLLYEMQRRGAALGAVAMCVGGGQGAAMVLEQV; from the coding sequence GTGAGAGAGGTCGTCATTGCCGCCGGCGCTCGAACACCCATCGGCAACTTCGGCGGCGCGTTGAAAGATCTCACGCCGCACAGGATGGGCGAGCTGGCGGTGCGTGAAGTCATCGCGCGCGCCGAGTTGGATCCCCGGCTCATCGACGAAGTAATCATGGGTTCAGTGGGACATACCAGCGACGCGTACAACGTCGCGCGTGTGATCGCCCTCATGGCCGGACTGCCGGTGCGCACGCCAGCCTATTCGGTGCAGCGGAATTGTTCCTCCGGCCTCCAGCCGTTCGTGAACGCGTATCAAAACATTCAAAGCGAAGATGCGGATGTGCAGGTGGTCGGGGGAGTCGAAAGCATGAGCCGCGCACCGTTCGTCTCGCGGGACATGCGATGGGGGAAACGACTTCGCCACGCGGAATTCATCGACAGCATCTGGGAAGGATTGACGGATGCGTTTTGCGGTCAGTTGATGGGGCTGACGGCGGAGAATCTGGCGGAGGAATTCGGCATCAGTCATGAGGAGCAGGATCACTTTGCCGTCGAGAGTCATCGCCGGGCCTTTAAAGCCATGCGGGAAGGACGGCTCAAGGATGAGGTCTTCCCGGTGATGGTGCCGAAATCGGTGGCGGGACGCGAGGTCCCGCCGGTCGCGGTGGTTCAGGATGAAGGTCCGAATGTCGGTTTGACCGAACAGCAGCTCGCGCTGTACCCGCCTCTGTTCAAGGAAGGCGGGACCGTGACCGCGGGGAACAGTTGTCCGCTCAATGACGGCGCGGCCGCCGCGATGGTGATGTCTGCCGCGCGCGCCCGCGATTTGGGGCGCCGCCCGCTCGGCCGCATCAGGAGTTACGCCTTTATTGGCGTGGAGCCCACCCGCATGGGCATCGGGCCCGCGGAAGCGCTGCCGCTGGCCCTCAAGCGTGCCGGCCTCAACCTGGCGGATGTGAACCTGTTCGAAGTGAACGAAGCGTTCGCCGCGCAGTGCCTCGCGGTGGAGCGTGTATTGGGACTCAAACGGGATCTTGTCAACGTGAACGGCGGCGCCATTGCGCTGGGGCACCCGGTCGGCATGACCGGAGCGCGGCTGGTGATCACGCTCCTATACGAAATGCAGCGGCGCGGCGCGGCGCTGGGCGCAGTGGCCATGTGTGTCGGCGGCGGGCAGGGAGCCGCGATGGTTCTGGAGCAGGTGTGA
- a CDS encoding enoyl-CoA hydratase, translating into MTTTAGSMLACHRDGAVATVTIHHPPANTLTPELLAELSQVVEVVAEDDAIKAVVLTGTGRFFIAGADIRLLAAISSSQEGASVALKGQAILNRIESLEKPVIAAINGICLGGGLELALCCHIRLVAEGSRLGQPEINLGIMPGFGGTQRLPRIVGQSKALELILTGDPISAQEAKSLGLVSQVILPEDLLHQAQGLARKIASKSLPALRASLRAIRSGAEMSLPEGLALEARLFGGLCGTEDKREGLAAFLEKRQPQFTDR; encoded by the coding sequence ATGACTACCACAGCCGGTTCGATGCTCGCGTGTCACCGTGATGGCGCAGTGGCAACCGTGACGATTCACCATCCTCCGGCCAATACACTCACGCCGGAACTGCTCGCCGAGCTCAGCCAGGTGGTTGAGGTTGTGGCCGAGGATGACGCCATCAAAGCGGTGGTGCTGACCGGCACGGGCCGGTTTTTCATCGCCGGGGCAGACATCCGCCTGCTGGCCGCGATTTCCTCCTCACAGGAAGGCGCATCCGTCGCGCTGAAAGGTCAGGCCATCCTGAACCGGATCGAGTCTCTGGAAAAACCCGTTATTGCCGCGATTAATGGCATCTGCCTGGGGGGCGGATTGGAGCTGGCCCTGTGTTGTCATATCAGGCTCGTTGCGGAGGGCAGCCGGTTGGGCCAGCCGGAAATCAATTTGGGCATCATGCCGGGATTCGGCGGGACGCAGCGGCTTCCCCGGATTGTCGGTCAATCCAAGGCGCTGGAATTGATCTTGACCGGAGATCCGATCTCCGCGCAGGAGGCGAAGTCGCTCGGGTTGGTGTCTCAGGTCATCCTGCCGGAGGATCTGTTGCATCAGGCGCAAGGCCTGGCCCGAAAGATAGCCTCCAAAAGCCTGCCGGCCTTGCGGGCGTCGTTGCGGGCCATCCGCAGCGGCGCAGAGATGAGCCTGCCGGAAGGTTTGGCGTTGGAAGCGCGTCTGTTCGGCGGTCTGTGCGGGACGGAGGATAAGCGGGAAGGCCTGGCGGCGTTTTTGGAGAAACGGCAGCCGCAATTCACGGACCGTTAA
- a CDS encoding homogentisate 1,2-dioxygenase: MYLVKKGAAPDQAHVGIPEGLHEEEHGRRGFSGPSSHLYHRHPPTGWSRIEGPLRPRAFTCTELPAPDQRAADRRPVTILQSTDARVSLSRRAATMTHFVRNADGDEIVFVHSGRGTWETDYGLLRYEPGDYLVIPKGTTYRIHVDHQEEPGLFLIIETPDPVEVPDRGPLGRHALFDPGVIVAPEPAPPPDDANSRREWEVRITREHEDTRVYYPFYPMDTAGWKGDLWVAKLNVRDFRPVTSPRYHLPPSVHATFQAGGLLISTFAPRPLETDPDALRVPFYHRNMDYDEVLFYHRGEFFSRAGIQAGMLTLHPQGIHHGPQPQAIAASKGKDQTNEVAVMIESRHAFQVMPELETVELKDYAMSWSRP; the protein is encoded by the coding sequence ATGTATCTGGTCAAAAAAGGCGCCGCTCCCGATCAGGCCCATGTGGGAATTCCCGAGGGCCTGCATGAAGAGGAGCACGGTCGCCGCGGATTCAGCGGCCCCTCCTCGCACCTCTATCATCGACACCCGCCGACCGGTTGGAGCCGCATCGAAGGCCCGCTCCGGCCACGCGCGTTCACCTGCACTGAGCTGCCGGCTCCTGATCAACGCGCTGCCGACCGGCGGCCGGTCACGATTTTGCAAAGCACGGATGCCCGCGTGTCTCTTTCACGACGCGCGGCCACGATGACGCATTTCGTGCGCAACGCCGACGGGGACGAAATCGTGTTTGTCCATAGCGGGCGCGGGACGTGGGAGACCGATTATGGCTTGCTGCGGTATGAGCCGGGCGATTATCTGGTCATTCCGAAAGGCACCACCTATCGCATCCATGTGGATCACCAGGAAGAGCCAGGCCTGTTTCTGATCATTGAGACACCGGATCCTGTGGAGGTGCCCGACCGAGGGCCTCTCGGCCGGCATGCCTTGTTCGACCCGGGGGTCATCGTGGCGCCGGAACCGGCCCCGCCCCCGGATGATGCGAACAGCCGGCGGGAATGGGAAGTTCGAATCACACGGGAGCATGAGGATACGCGCGTCTATTATCCCTTCTACCCCATGGATACCGCCGGCTGGAAGGGCGACCTGTGGGTGGCCAAGTTGAACGTGCGCGATTTTCGTCCCGTGACCAGTCCTCGCTACCATCTCCCGCCCAGCGTGCATGCCACGTTTCAAGCCGGAGGCCTCCTCATCTCAACCTTTGCGCCGAGACCGCTGGAGACCGATCCGGACGCCTTACGCGTCCCCTTCTATCACCGCAATATGGACTACGACGAAGTCCTGTTCTACCACCGGGGAGAGTTCTTCAGCCGGGCCGGCATTCAGGCCGGCATGTTGACGCTGCACCCTCAGGGCATTCACCACGGGCCACAACCGCAGGCGATCGCCGCCAGCAAAGGAAAGGACCAGACCAATGAAGTCGCCGTGATGATCGAATCGCGCCACGCATTTCAGGTCATGCCGGAATTGGAAACCGTTGAACTGAAGGATTACGCGATGAGTTGGAGCCGGCCATGA
- a CDS encoding fumarylacetoacetate hydrolase family protein, which produces MKLVSFQVRTPVGTFTRIGALQAGSIIDLNMAYARLLAGQGEPRPRRLADAHVPATMLEFLEGGPSAMAAARRALAFVTEGNASLTGPADETIVYDATDVHLTAPLPNPASLRDFIAFEAHIAATSKRRGQPIPPEWYKAPVYYKGNHRTIVGPDHALPWPLNTQKLDYELELACVIGRGGIDVAERDATEYIAGYTIMNDFSARDIQFQEMACRLGPAKGKDFATAIGPCIVTPDEIPDLASLHMIARINGEVWSQGRFGSIHWSFPQMIEHVSRGEAIYPGDLLGSGTVGGGCGLELDRYLQPGDRIELEIQPIGILRTMIAGPNKTAREEA; this is translated from the coding sequence ATGAAACTTGTCAGTTTCCAGGTCCGTACACCGGTCGGGACTTTCACCAGAATCGGCGCGCTCCAGGCTGGATCGATCATCGATCTCAACATGGCCTATGCCCGGCTACTCGCCGGCCAGGGGGAGCCGCGCCCGCGCCGTCTCGCCGATGCTCACGTCCCCGCCACGATGTTGGAGTTTTTAGAAGGCGGCCCTTCCGCAATGGCTGCAGCGAGGCGCGCGCTCGCCTTCGTGACAGAAGGCAATGCATCACTGACGGGCCCGGCGGATGAAACGATCGTCTATGATGCGACCGACGTTCACCTGACGGCGCCGCTTCCAAATCCGGCTTCGCTCCGGGATTTTATCGCCTTTGAGGCGCACATTGCCGCCACGTCGAAACGGCGGGGCCAACCGATTCCTCCTGAATGGTACAAGGCGCCGGTGTACTACAAGGGAAATCATCGGACCATTGTCGGGCCGGATCATGCGCTTCCATGGCCATTAAACACCCAGAAGCTGGATTACGAATTAGAGCTGGCCTGCGTCATCGGGCGCGGTGGTATTGATGTGGCGGAACGCGACGCAACGGAGTACATCGCCGGTTATACGATCATGAATGACTTCAGCGCGAGAGATATCCAGTTTCAGGAAATGGCCTGCCGGCTCGGTCCGGCGAAGGGAAAAGATTTCGCCACCGCCATCGGGCCCTGCATCGTCACACCCGATGAGATCCCGGACCTCGCCTCGCTGCACATGATTGCGCGCATCAACGGGGAAGTCTGGTCGCAGGGACGCTTCGGGTCGATCCATTGGTCGTTCCCTCAAATGATCGAGCATGTGTCGCGGGGAGAAGCCATTTATCCCGGCGACCTGCTGGGCTCGGGGACGGTCGGCGGCGGCTGCGGCCTGGAACTCGACCGATACTTACAGCCGGGAGACCGCATCGAATTGGAAATCCAACCGATCGGCATTCTCAGAACCATGATCGCCGGCCCCAACAAGACCGCGCGCGAGGAGGCATGA
- a CDS encoding tryptophanase yields MDPVRFTSSWPTSGGRSVNFPSEPFRIKVVEPIKRTTREERDRLLRKAGYNLFHVPAESVAIDLLTDSGTSAMSDSQWAGMMLGDESYAGSKNYHHFEAVVRSLFGYRYVIPTHQGRAAEHVLFSTVVKPGMCVPNNIHFDTTRANVEHQEAEAKDLVIREAYDPHCELPFKGNMDIARLEETIELVGPSRIPFAMITITNNSAGGQPVSMENIRATRQVLNRYGIPLFFDACRFAENCFFIREREPGYADRPIRDIARELFRLGDGCLMSAKKDGLVNIGGFLALNDERWAQAVTDMLILVEGFPTYGGLAGRDLEAMARGLEEVLNEEYLRYRIGQVQALGALLEEGGVPIVKPTGGHAVYVNAKEFLPHLRQSQFPAQALAVALYRDYGIRTVEIGTVMFGKRDPATGQAICPELELVRLAIPRRVYTNQHLSFVADALIDLHHRRDSIGGLVMTYEAPRLRHFTARFEEEVPAGIFWPGAGFAAAPLS; encoded by the coding sequence ATGGATCCGGTCCGTTTCACGAGCAGTTGGCCTACTTCAGGAGGTCGATCCGTGAACTTCCCGTCCGAGCCGTTTAGGATCAAAGTCGTCGAACCCATCAAGCGGACCACCCGCGAAGAGCGCGATCGATTGCTCCGCAAAGCGGGGTACAACCTCTTCCATGTCCCCGCCGAGAGCGTGGCCATCGATCTGCTGACGGATAGCGGCACGTCGGCCATGAGCGATTCCCAATGGGCCGGGATGATGCTCGGCGACGAGTCCTATGCGGGCAGTAAAAATTACCATCACTTCGAAGCGGTCGTACGCTCCCTCTTCGGCTACCGCTACGTGATCCCGACGCATCAAGGGCGGGCGGCAGAACATGTGCTGTTTTCCACGGTCGTCAAACCGGGTATGTGCGTGCCGAACAACATTCATTTTGATACGACCAGGGCCAATGTCGAGCACCAGGAGGCGGAGGCGAAGGATCTGGTGATCAGAGAGGCGTACGATCCGCATTGCGAATTGCCCTTCAAGGGCAATATGGATATCGCTCGACTCGAAGAGACCATCGAGTTGGTCGGGCCTTCACGGATCCCCTTTGCCATGATCACGATCACCAACAACAGCGCGGGAGGCCAGCCGGTCTCCATGGAAAATATCCGCGCGACGAGGCAGGTGCTGAATCGTTACGGCATCCCGTTGTTCTTCGATGCCTGCCGGTTTGCAGAGAATTGTTTTTTTATCCGGGAGCGCGAACCGGGGTATGCGGACAGACCAATTCGTGACATAGCCAGAGAACTGTTCCGCCTAGGCGACGGCTGTCTTATGTCAGCCAAAAAGGATGGCCTGGTCAATATCGGCGGATTCCTGGCCCTCAATGATGAGCGATGGGCGCAGGCGGTCACCGACATGCTGATTCTCGTGGAGGGATTTCCCACCTATGGCGGACTGGCGGGCCGTGATCTGGAAGCGATGGCCAGAGGGCTGGAGGAAGTACTCAATGAGGAGTATCTCCGCTATCGCATCGGACAGGTGCAGGCGCTGGGGGCTTTGCTGGAAGAGGGCGGCGTGCCGATTGTGAAGCCGACCGGAGGCCATGCGGTCTATGTGAATGCGAAAGAATTTCTCCCGCATCTGCGACAATCCCAATTCCCGGCGCAAGCCCTTGCCGTGGCGCTGTACCGGGACTATGGCATTCGCACGGTCGAGATCGGAACCGTGATGTTCGGAAAGCGGGATCCGGCGACTGGGCAGGCGATCTGTCCGGAACTTGAGCTTGTGCGATTGGCGATTCCCCGCCGGGTCTATACGAACCAGCATCTATCCTTTGTGGCAGACGCGCTGATCGATTTACACCACCGCCGGGACTCCATCGGAGGGTTAGTCATGACCTATGAAGCTCCCCGGTTGCGGCATTTTACCGCCCGATTCGAGGAAGAAGTGCCTGCCGGGATTTTCTGGCCCGGCGCGGGATTCGCGGCTGCGCCCTTGTCATGA